The proteins below come from a single Cannabis sativa cultivar Pink pepper isolate KNU-18-1 chromosome 3, ASM2916894v1, whole genome shotgun sequence genomic window:
- the LOC133035698 gene encoding uncharacterized protein LOC133035698, with amino-acid sequence MRYSDYWGGEHRVDEDLLQLLFEDCPASPPHNSSGDEGLSSVSETPDHLYRERIGGEAYNRHIWELEKGIRSYLPREWTYTLPFGEVNIPVGVPIGLSGGFPLAETAITTAKLPTMLNAMARTKKKSRVSSSDSSHTAEVVTKRRVSDDVEADSADGAMEEIVKEF; translated from the coding sequence ATGCGTTATAGCGACTATTGGGGGGGTGAACACCGAGTAGACGAAGACCTTCTTCAACTTTTGTTTGAAGATTGTCCCGCGTCGCCCCCACACAACTCGTCTGGGGACGAGGGGCTTAGTAGTGTGTCAGAGACGCCCGACCACCTCTACCGAGAGAGAATAGGCGGTGAAGCATACAACAGGCATATTTGGGAGCTTGAAAAAGGGATACGATCTTATCTGCCCCGAGAGTGGACATACACTCTTCCCTTTGGTGAGGTCAATATTCCAGTAGGGGTGCCCATCGGCCTGTCAGGGGGGTTTCCTTTGGCCGAGACTGCTATAACCACCGCAAAACTACCTACCATGCTGAACGCCATGGCTCGCACTAAAAAGAAGAGTCGGGTTAGCTCTTCTGACAGTTCCCATACGGCGGAAGTCGTTACTAAACGGAGGGTATCTGACGATGTTGAGGCTGATTCTGCCGATGGAGCCATGGAGGAGATAGTCAAAGAGTTTTAG
- the LOC133036003 gene encoding uncharacterized protein LOC133036003 — MRWKWPTGHEVHYLFDLRPINSEYRSGYYAFQHAHRNVKFLHGMEKSSKEHDFKTLYFFVKDIGTKHTKFQMVDQFEKPSPTIAMYERALVLAQLPDYKKDLNILTSPRALDDFGFNFVVTPSSGVREIPRPLGPPPVAQTAIAKSTMPGSAKKRPIRECDPLDMAGLLRQTTYQEKEGSPSTASPMAPPGKVRKTNPRLAIDIHTPTAGSPPSSRPLPPDSASGSANDTTLIGSTSTGAESLAALPLEGRCQALSTGLKGAHGHIEGLMDIMDKTMSRLDCLPPAQIVALGCREMIRAATITSYGQSRVLALQEEHNKQGAASLQLELDALRQEYSQKIRDLETSVERVTAEKGRFRGELESVTAEKERFRGELESVTSEKERFRGELESEKEAHAKVVEENNINAKECEKLAAEVKQIGDLSTDVFFKFWLNNKKADFNYLGKNMESMLSYCRNREEAETREKAQTACIQADSYLNFGVEATDDCPLDDLLDGSY, encoded by the exons ATGAGATGGAAGTGGCCAACAGGCCATGAGGTACACTATCTCTTCGATCTGAGACCGATTAACAGCGAGTATCGGTCGGGATATTACGCTTTTCAGCATGCACACAGGAATGTTAAATTCCTTCATGGTATGGAGAAATCGTCGAAGGAACATGATTTCAAAACTCTCTATTTTTTTGTGAAGGACATTGGGACTAAACACACCAAATTCCAAATGGTGGACCAATTCGAGAAGCCTTCCCCCACCATTGCCATGTACGAGAGAGCTCTTGTGTTAGCCCAATTGCCTGACTATAAGAAGGATCTAAACATTCTAACATCCCCCCGGGCGTTAGATGATTTTGGGTTCAACTTTGTCGTTACTCCTTCTAGCGGAGTGCGGGAAATCCCGCGACCCTTAGGACCTCCGCCAGTGGCACAGACGGCTATAGCGAAAAGCACTATGCCCGGGTCTGCTAAGAAAAGGCCAATTAGGGAGTGTGACCCTCTTG ATATGGCCGGCTTGTTGCGACAAACAACCTACCAGGAGAAAGAGGGTTCGCCTTCTACCGCCTCTCCCATGGCTCCTCCTGGTAAGGTTAGGAAGACTAACCCTCGCCTGGCTATTGATATTCACACCCCTACTGCTGGATCGCCTCCCTCATCTCGGCCGCTTCCTCCTGACTCCGCATCCGGGTCCGCCAATGATACAACCCTTATTGGTTCGACGTCCACAGGGGCCGAGTCACTTGCTGCGCTGCCCTTAGAGGGTCGTTGTCAAGCTTTATCTACGGGTTTGAAGGGGGCACATGGCCATATTGAGGGCCTTATGGACATCATGGACAAGACCATGTCTAGGCTAGATTGTTTGCCCCCTGCCCAGATCGTTGCTCTTGGATGCCGCGAGATGATTAGG GCTGCCACCATTACTTCTTATGGTCAATCTAGGGTTCTCGCCCTACAAGAGGAGCACAACAAGCAAGGAGCAGCCTCACTCCAACTTGAACTTGATGCCCTTCGCCAGGAATACTCCCAGAAGATTCGCGATCTAGAAACTTCTGTTGAAAGGGTTACTGCTGAGAAGGGGCGTTTCAGGGGTGAGCTTGAAAGTGTTACTGCCGAGAAAGAGCGTTTCAGGGGTGAGCTTGAAAGTGTTACTTCCGAGAAAGAGCGTTTCAGGGGTGAGCTTGAAAGTGAGAAGGAGGCTCATGCGAAGGTTGTCGAGGAAAACAACATTAATGCCAAGGAGTGTGAGAAGCTAGCTGCGGAGGTGAAACAGATCGGAGACCTCTCCACCGATGTTTTCTTCAAATTCTGGCTAAACAACAAGAAAGCTGACTTTAATTATCTGGGTAAGAACATGGAAAGTATGCTATCTTATTGTCGCAATCGTGAGGAGGCAGAAACCAGGGAGAAGGCGCAGACTGCTTGCATTCAGGCCGATTCATACCTCAACTTTGGGGTTGAGGCAACAGATGACTGTCCCCTCGATGACTTACTTGATGGTTCCTATTGA
- the LOC133036004 gene encoding uncharacterized protein LOC133036004 has product MVLTDQPLRQVLQKPDTSGRLLKWAIELGQYDITYQPRLAIKGQALADFVAEWTGTQEGDQPTITSDVQRPDLSDSPEPHVHNSEKNENQDYPGETWKLQVDGSSTDQSSGAGITLTTPEGQRIHTAIRFGFPASNNEAEYEALIAGLKLAKELKARHLDIYSDSQLVVNQVLGEYMARGEKMMAYLSKIQDLLAQLEGYTIQQIPREENATADALARLATSEKIDKASLVPIEYLPEPSIHTKEEVLLLDTTQSWMTPIAAYLEQGTLPTNKNEAKKMRRKATRYLIIDGVMYRRGYSMPLLRCVHQDQAQRLMEEVHEGFCGNHAGGQSLSKKVLRQGFFWPTMIEDSMEYVRRCEKCQKFAKIPRAPPNELTQMQSPWPFAIWGIDLIGQLPKGKGGVQYAVVAVDYFTKWTEAEPLATITSKKVLDFVVKNIICRFGLPHKLVSDNGTQFDSVLTTERTATGDTPFALAYGYDAMIPVELDPPSHRRVTYNQVSNHQMMNESLDLLENRREASQIRLAAYQQKVARYFNSKVKERSFKVGDLVLRRVLANTKDPTAGVLGPNWEGPYEVTEVVPPGTYRLGRYDSNMNLVPVPRYWNGQHLRKYYQ; this is encoded by the exons ATGGTACTCACTGACCAACCCTTACGCCAGGTGCTACAAAAACCCGATACATCGGGACGCCTCCTTAAATGGGCAATAGAGTTAGGGCAATATGACATAACGTATCAGCCAAGATTGGCTATTAAAGGGCAGGCCCTGGCTGACTTTGTAGCCGAGTGGACCGGAACGCAAGAGGGCGACCAACCAACAATAACCAGTGACGTCCAAAGGCCTGACCTGAGCGATTCACCTGAACCACACGTCCATAACTCCGAGAAAAATGAAAACCAAGACTACCCCGGTGAAACCTGGAAGCTACAAGTTGATGGTTCTTCTACCGACCAGTCATCAGGAGCGGGGATCACCCTAACAACACCGGAGGGACAACGAATTCACACGGCCATTCGCTTTGGTTTCCCTGCctcaaacaatgaagccgagtatgaagcaTTAATTGCCGGTCTGAAACTAGCAAAAGAGCTGAAGGCCAGACACTTAGACATTTACAGCGACTCCCAGCTGGTTGTAAATCAAGTTTTGGGAGAGTACATGGCTAGAGGAGAAAAAATGATGGCCTACCTTAGCAAAATACAAGACTTGCTTGCCCAACTGGAAGGGTACACCATTCAACAAATACCACGAGAAGAGAATGCTACCGCTGATGCCTTGGCAAGGTTGGCAACAAGTGAAAAGATAGATAAAGCCAGCCTTGTGCCAATAGAATACTTACCCGAGCCAAGCATCCACACTAAAGAAGAAGTACTCCTACTCGATACAACTCAATCGTGGATGACCCCCATAGCCGCTTACTTAGAACAAGGGACATTGCCCACAAACAAAAACGAGGCaaagaaaatgagaaggaaggcCACCCGGTACCTAATCATTGATGGTGTCATGTATCGGCGAGGGTACTCAATGCCCCTACTACGATGTGTACATCAAGACCAAGCCCAACGACTAATGGAAGAAGTCCATGAAGGTTTTTGCGGTAATCACGCTGGGGGGCAAAGCTTATCCAAGAAGGTACTGAGGCAAGGATTCTTCTGGCCAACCATGATAGAAGACTCCATGGAGTATGTTCGAAGGTGTGAAAAATGTCAAAAGTTTGCAAAAATACCAAGGGCTCCACCCAACGAGCTAACGCAAATGCAGAGTCCATGGCCCTTCGCTATTTGGGGTATAGACTTGATCGGTCAGTTGCCTAAGGGCAAAGGAGGAGTGCAATATGCGGTAGTAGCAGTCGATTACTTCACAAAGTGGACAGAAGCCGAACCCCTAGCAACTATAACATCCAAGAAGGTGCTTGACTTTGTGGTCAAGAACATTATATGTAGGTTTGGATTACCCCATAAATTGGTATCTGACAACGGTACCCAGTTTGACAGTGTCCT GACAACAGAAAGAACAGCTACTGGTGATACCCCCTTTGCCCTTGCTTATGGGTATGATGCGATGATACCGGTCGAGCTAGACCCACCCTCCCACCGACGAGTGACATACAACCAAGTCAGTAATCACCAGATGATGAATGAATCGTTGGACCTATTGGAAAATCGTAGGGAAGCCTCACAAATACGGTTAGCAGCATACCAACAAAAAGTAGCCAGatactttaattcaaaagtTAAGGAAAGAAGCTTCAAGGTAGGAGACCTAGTACTACGCAGAGTCTTGGCCAACACTAAAGACCcaacagcaggagtattggggccaaattgggaaggtccATACGAGGTTACAGAAGTTGTACCCCCCGGCACGTATAGGCTTGGCCGGTATGACTCTAACATGAACCTTGTACCAGTACCCCGATATTGGAACGGCCAACACCTCCGCAAATATTATCAATAA